In Gadus chalcogrammus isolate NIFS_2021 chromosome 1, NIFS_Gcha_1.0, whole genome shotgun sequence, the sequence AGGAAAGTTCTCTTGAAGCATCAGTCTAGCCAAACCTTTCTTTAACTCTGCGCTAACATGTTAGAAAGGATTTACACACATACTTTGAGTCTGAGAAGAACCCAGAGAAGCGCTGGGGCCTGCTGAGGGGCTGCGCAACAACCAAACAGGTCAGTAGTCAGGATCACATCAAAAGATCTCCATTATAAAACTGTACACAAACAGTCGCAGTTTAATATGCCATTGTCCTATTTGCTTTCCCAGGGCACCCTGAAGAAGGGCCAGCACTTTGAGAAAGAGATCATGCTGCAGTACTGCTACCCTCGGCTCGATGTGAATGTCAGCAAAGGGGTTAACCATTTGTTGAAGAGCCCCTTCAGTGTTCATCCCAAAACGGGTAAGGAAAGATGTTGTAGAGTGGCCCGACACAAGATAGAGTTGTGCAATGAAGTTGCTTTGACCAATAATAACGTGTGGTCTCTCTACTGTGACTAGGGCGCATCTCCGTTCCCATTGACCTTAGGCAATTGGATAAGTTTGATCCGTTTGATGTACCCACAATCAGGTAGGCATTCTTCACCTTTGTCTTCAAAATGACAATTCTTCAGACTTTTCTTGGTAGAGTTTACATATGTACAGTATTAATATCTGCAGACTGTAGACATTTCTTTCGGATTATTCAACCAAACCAAggcaatttgtatttttttgtttacttaATCCGTCTTCATTTTATTACGATTCATGTATGAACCAAATATTACATTTCTGAGCCATTAAGAAGCAATTTTTTGGTATTGGTACTTAATACACTAATTAAACAATTACTTGAATACCAACTACATTAACTGCGGAATCCACTTATCATTGCAGCACAAATGCATTTAAACATTGGCATTTTCATTGTTTTACTTTTAACTCATTAACACAGATTCACATTCCTCAAATGTATTTCTGACATTGCTGAAAGCTGATCTATTGATACTACGTCTTTATTTTTAAACGTCACGCTAGTCTTATTTGCGCGGAACTGGATCGAcccagggtgggggaggaggaagagcaggtgcCTAAGGAGAAGGACAGTGATATAGATGCAGCGGAGAGACGAAGGATTAGAGGTACAATACAGCATGTTCTACATTTTCTTTGGAATGATTCATGAACACACAAATTGATTTGCTATTATCACTGAATAATTCTAAACAGATTACAAACGGACGAGCCTAGCAAAATACGTGAAGGTTTTGGATCAGTTCCTGGACGGAGTGGCCCTGTCCAACAGAGGAGAACTGCTGAAGAAGAGTGGTGGGTTTGAGACCAAGATGGTGTCGGCACCTGAAGCAAGAGTTATTTTGCATGATGGCGATTTTCTTGtttttcattgttgttttttattctgcaGATCTTCAAAAGGATTTCTGATTGACCCTCACCCATCCGCGTCACCAATAAAATTCCATGCATCTTGTTGTATAGATCATATTTGTTATAAATTGTTTTGTTGCTTTTTTCTACCACATAAATACTGAATACACGTCCTGTATCattgttgttcttgttttacTTGTGGATGGTTTTACGGACATGTGTTTATACACAGCATTCTaacattgcattttttttaaatgtggtaCTGGAACACTTAAATGAAATCCTACATACagtaaaccaaaaaaatatcatTGTATTGACAAGATCTCTTAGTTGAAACCTTGTTTAAACAGCTCTTTATCATGCGGTATTGGACGACTACAACAACTCAACCTAGTATCCTCAAAGCATGTTAATGTTCTGTCTTGGAAATATTAATCGTAGCTATAATATCAAATGATATATAAATTACAGTAACCTTGTTTTTGTAATTACTAGTCAATTGATAAGTCATGTGTATGCATTCTCCCTGAACCTAGAGATACCTCCCTTCCTCTAATTGAAAGGTATTCAGGTGGTTTGCATTAGCATTGCCACTGTAGCCACAAAGTCTAATACTGGGGCATGCCAATCTACTGACTTATTTTGTTAAGATTCTTTTAACTGTCTTGCTGACATGACTGTCCACTTCCCCCATAGTGTATTACAAATTAACTTTTAATCTCGCCTGCCACGGCTGAATTCAGCCATCACCAATCCTAAACTCTTCACGATGgtcactctccccctcacctttgTTTTGTTACTGCCCACGATGTTTTGTTACTGCCCACAATGAATCATGCACATCCATTGTCTCATTGAATAAATGCTTGGTCAATTGCTGCCTGTATTTTCCCTTGATCATGCTGTAAAATCCAATTATTTAGCTGTCAAGTGTCCTAAAATAAGTTTTAAGTACACAACTCTAACTACTATCATCCAACCATCCAACAAACATCTGGTGCATTATGAACTCATTCTGAAATAATTAAGCTATCGCTCTTTGCaacattcaaaataaaacatttatattttccaTCAGGAAGCTGGGGGCCTGTATGGATGTAGTTGGATTTTATTTCGTTTCAAGattatgtttatttgtattttagttATCAAACAACTTTATTATACATTTCTCTAATATCCTTGTCATGTGTATTTGTTGGATTCAGTATGTGTAGCTGAGTCGTATTAActtaaaattatttaaaaaaaataggttAACCAAAAAAAGTCACATTACAAGACAGGACATTACCGCCCTTGAAGGGTATCGCTTGGCGATGATAGATTTAAGTAGAATACcgaataaattgaaaataactggaagtaatcacaaaaaaatatttcgaaatgtaatgaaattgaattgaaatcaaAGTTAATTCAAGGTTATCTTCTAAACATAATCACAACAAATGGCATACCTTTAATACAAGCTTTCAATGTGCACAAGAATTTCACCCGGAATAAGATTGAACTGCTAAACCGGATATTACGGCGAGCGAGGGGTCAACAGTTCTCTCTCACAGCCATCTTGGATATACCATCTGAGTCGGTAAGTGTCTCTGACAacaatctaatctaatctggtTGTTTAATACATGTTTATGTTTTTCTGATATACGTAACATCTCTCTAATAAATAAAGGCTACCTTCCCATgtagttatttttgttttccaAGTCACCCATAGTCGGATAGGCTTGTTGTATCGCCGACCATTGGCCCAAAATGGGGGAACATGACTTGAGTTTCCTAGGCATGGAGCCTTGTTCATGACAAACGTTAAGCTTGACCACTACTTACGTTTAATACACGACTGTAGTGTTTAGAAGTCAGTATGTATAATTATGTATTCTCGCTTTAAAATCAGAGGGTAAAAGAGGATCTCAATGCAAGCGAATCTCGCCTCTAGATAACATCTCCGGAGAAGCTAGCGTTCGGTAGGGAACTACAATGAGCTGAAGCATGTGCATTAACTTACATTTTTGGCCTGGCCAACCTTTTACGCAAAACTAAATATCAATCCTACTAGTGAATTGTTCTGCCTATTTTCAAGCAAGTGACATCGTGTATTTCATTGAGTGTAACTCTGCCCTATCAGCTACCATGCCAGGCGAAGCAACAGAAACGGTCCCAGTCACCGAGCAGGAGATGCAGCAGCCTCAAGTTGAGACTGGTTCGTATACAATTTTACAATACGCATGATTCAATTACAACAGTTTTCACTGGGATCCTGGTGTACTTCGATTAAATTGGCCTTACGCTCTACATATGTTTAATCATGTTCACAATCGGAATAGTGTAAAGATTTAAGTGACTTGGCCAAGCAGGCGGGGGGCTGGTTTAACAGGTGATCAGTCTTTAGAATGTCACTAGACCTCCCTCAGTAACGCATGGCTGTATCTACCAACATATGTTGCTTGGATGGATATTCTTAACTCAGACCACCCAGGTCAGGTCTGGACTAGACCATtctacaattatttatttaagatTTAAAGTTTTTGGATGTTAATTTTGTGCATCTAACTACATATGGTTACATACATATCACTTGGAAATCATAAACACAATAGTTAACCAGGATCCCATCTTTGTTTACACACTTGGTGATGTGTGGTGGTTTTGTTCTGACAGCTAGGTTTGCTACATAATGCATGCACGTTTTTGGATTTTAGGGACTAATATGGCATGGTTTGTATTTAACTGGTTTATAACCTATATTATGGGCGTTTAACTATTGTATTTGTCACGATATTAATACTCTTATATTAACAGTGTTTTATGTGAGCTTGTCAACATAACtttcaattaaaataaaaaaaagaatttaaGTCATTAAGGCACTGAATGGTAATTGGAGGTTGCTACATGTCCAGTCAATGAAGAATTTTAATTATGGGTGGGATATATTTAGCTGGTAATGGCagaaattatgtttttatttttataagtcATAATCAAATGGTTCTAGCATTAAAAATAATTCTCAAACTTTTTTCTAATGATAAATTGTCAATAAAACAGTTTAACGTTTAAATTCATTGCTATAATTATACCTCCTAATTCAATACATTGCCTTTTTCAACGGATGTCAATGTTTTGACATTTCTAGGGGAATTCTTTTTTGCTTTTTGATTAGTTCCAATGCGTGTGTTAACAACTTGAAACCGGGCCACAAAGACATCTTGAATCCACTTCATTTGTACACTGCATGGGTTTTGGGACCACACTTGCGTCTACACCCCACTTTTAATACACGGTGAGAAACTGGTTATGCATTCTTCAGCATCCTCACATCCACGATAAGTTGAGCACAATCCCAATGTGTTTGTAAATAACATGTTTGAATGTGCAAGCAAAATGGCTCCTCACACTACTGTGACCGCCCTGTCCCGGGCatcctcctgttcctccctcctctatatCAGCGGCAGTGGAGTTCAATACCTCTGCTCTCCCTGAGAAGGCCGTTCCTGTAGGAAACGAGGCACCCCAGCTGCAGAGTTCTGTGCCTTTAGAAGCTTCTGTTCCTAAAAAGATGTCTGAGGATGTTTCTGAGGCCTTTGATCAGTTTAACGGTGCTGACGCAGTCGAAGTGGCCAAAGATCAGGTTGTAGTGCCTGCTGTTGAGGTAGCCCCTGTTGTACAGCAAGAGACGCCTGCCAACCCTTCAGAGGCTGCTGCTGAACTGCCACCGACTGATGACCCTGTCCCCCTGGCTGAAGCTTCCCCTTCTGCttcaggagaagaagaaaaaggagcCATTACTGATGAGATAGTTGACACTCAGGAGACCGCTACAGTGGTAGGCAGTGAGGAGACCGCTACAGTGGTAGGCAGTGAGGAGACCGCTACAGTGGTAGGCAGTGAGGTGACCGCTACAGTGGTAGGCAGTGAGGAGACCGCTACAGTGGTAGGCAGTGAGGAGACCGCTACAGTGGTAGGCAGTGAGGAGACAGCTGTAGCAAGTCAGGAGACAGCTGTAGCTGTCACAACTGAGAGTGAAGCTCTAGAGTTTACTGATGAAATTCTGGCTGAAGTGAAGTGTGCAGCTGAAGTGGTTCCAGTGGATGCTAAACTGTCACCTTCCAAAGACCCAGTTGTAGACAGTGAAGCTGGGAACTCTAGTGTTGCTATCAAATCTACCGATGTGGAAGTTGACAGCCGGAAAACTGCTACACAGGACCCCGGAGTAGTGTTCGGTGCTAAGAATGTAGATCTAGCCTCTCAAAAGGAGAACCCAGTTGAGAGAGAACCCTTTGCAGTCAACAATAAGGGCATCCAGTCGAAGCAGTCTAATAATGCAGGCGCATCCCATTCCACCCGACAACTGTCAGGTGGGTTAACATGCATAATATTCTTATCCACACACCTTAACCCTTAAAATCCTATGGAAAAGGCAATATGCTTGGGTTCAAATCTGGTTGAGATTTTAAAAGGGTTGTAAAAGGTTGGTTGTCATTTGGTTGCAGATAAAAGCCTCTTGGTGAAATATTAATTGAAGCAGGCCAGtccaacaaaataataaaaaattgaacTTGAATGAAGCCACTTAGACTAAAATAAATGACATCAGCAGTTGCTCTGAACTAAAGTTATAAAAGAAATATAATTTTAAGAAACTCTAATTGCATGTCCGTTAAGCCATGTCCTGTAGTTTGCTATGCAGTGACACTAAAGTGTATACACACAGTAGGGCTTGGTTTGTTGGTTGATCAGTGCATCTTCATCTTGAGTGTGTACTGGAGCATTGCGTGAACAGGGTGTGCATTTTGATTGAGTGTGACCGTGTGAAGGGATTATGCCTTGCCCTTTGATTATACAACCCGCATGATAGCATTTACCCCCCAAATCACTTTTCAAGAATAAATTTGTTCTATCTAGCAACACCTCCTGCCCAAGCTGCCACCCAGAAACCCAAGGCTGCTGGTGGCAATGTTAAGGCCAAAGGCAAAGATGCCAAGAGTGGGTCGAGTGCCACTGCCCCAAAGGCTGTCCCTGGCAGAAGAAAACGATCCTCAATGTCTGCCTCTTCTGCATCTCCTACTTCCCCAAAGAATACACCTTCCTCAACCCCACGCTCCCCCGTAGCATCTCCTCTAGCCTCTTCTATTGATTCATCTAAAACCCCAAAGGTTGTTAAGGCTGGTAAACAAGGAAAACCTAAAAAAGGGGAAGCCTTTGGGTCGCCTTCAGTCCCTGCACCTGTGGAATCTAAGGCAGCTCCTGCAGAGATGAAGCCAGTAGACCCTAAGCCAGACTCGGTTGAAGTGAAGGCTAAACCTACTCTTGCTCATCCTCAAACGGCCTCACCAAGCCTCACCAAGCCTGCTTCCGCCCCTGTTGCCTTTAAGGTGACCTCAAAGCCTGCAGCATCAGCCCCAGTTTCATTTTCAGATACTCTTGAGTCCGGCACCTCCAAAGCACTAGTTGAAAATAAAACCGCCCTACCTCAAGCAGCCCCGGTTACTCCAGTAACTGATGAGGATCTCCCACCCCTCATCCCACCAGAAAAGCCAGTCAGTATGCCAGCTCTTCCTCTAGAAACCGTGAAACCAACACCCAAGGCGGAGGCTGTGACACCTTTACCCAAGGCAGAAGCTGCCAAGCCAGCACCCAAGTTGGAGGCACCCATAGTAAAGGCTACCATGGTGGAGGCCCCCAAGGTAGAGGCTGCCATTCCGGCACTCAAGGTAGAGGCTGCTAAGGTAGAGGCTGCTAAGGTGGAGGCTGCCAAGGTGGAGGCTGCCAAGGTGGAGGCTGCCAAGGTGGAGGCTGCCATGGTGGAGGCTGCCAAGGTGGAGGCTGCCAAGGTGGAGGCTGCCAAGGCTGAGGCTGCCAAGGCTGAGGCTGCCAAGGCGGAGGCTGCCAAGGCGGAGGCTGCCAAGGCGGAGGCTGCCAAGGCGGAGGCTGCCAAGGCGGAGGCTGCCAAGGCGGAGGCTGCCAAGGCGGAGGCTGCCAAGGCGGAGGCTGCCAAGGCGGAGGCTGCCAAGGCGGAGGCTGCCAAGGTGGAGGCTGCCAAGGTGGAGGCTGCCAAGGTAGAGGCTGCCAAGGTGGAGGCTGCCAAGGTGGAGGCTGCCAAGGTGGAGGCTGCCAAGGTGGAGGCTGCCAAGGTGGAGGCAGCCAAGGTGGAGGCAGCCAAGGTAGAGGCAGCCAAGGTAGAGGCAGCCAAGGTAGAGGCAGCCAAGGTAGAGGCCGCCAAGGTGGAGGCCGCCAAGGTGGAGGCCGCCAAGGTGGAGGACGCCAAGGTGGAGGCTGCCAAGGTAGAGGCTAGAAAGGTGGAGGTACCTGAGGTAGAGGCTGCCAAGGTGGCGGATGTCAAGCCAGCTCCAAAGGTAGAGGCACCCAAGGTGGAGGATGCCAAGCCAGCTCCAAAGGTAGAGGCACCCAAGGTGGAGGATGCCAAGCCAGCTCCAAAGGTAGAGGCTGCCAAGGTGGAGGATGCCAAGCCAGCGCCCAAGGTAGAGGCTCCCAAGGTGGAGGATGCCAAGCCAGCGCCCAAGGTAGAGGCTCCCAAGGTGGAGGATGCCAAGCCAGCGCCCAAGGTAGAGGCTCCCAAGGTGGAGGATAACAAGCCAGCGCCCAAGGTAGAGGCTCCCAAGGTGGAGGCACCCAAGGAGAAGAGTCCCATGCCCCGTAAACTTACGTTTGCTGAGGCTGTTGCAAAACCTGTTGTTAAACCTGAAATTGAGATTATCAGTCAACCCCCTTGTGAATCTGAATCAACCCCAAAATCTGCCCCTTCAACTGCTAAAACCTCAGCCAAGGCGGTGCCTGTGATGAAGAACGACAAGGGTATTTCTGCTTCATCCTGTCCGTCCAATTTATTTGTGGTTGCCTTTTGTAATGGTACAATCTTGATTAGTGGTGGATATATACAAAtgtatcttaaaaacaaaaatatttgcTCTTGCATTTACCACTGGCCTGTTTCAAAGATAACCTTGTTAGGACCAAACACCTTTTGCaattttataattatatataaaaggAACATTCACTGTTCCGCAGTGAAGGTCGCTCCTGTATGGGCAGGTATGGTTCTGTTTTAAGGGTCCTTGTTTGTCCTATTTCGTGCCAGAAAAAGGTGATGTCAGGGTGGTTGGGGATATAACATGACCACTCATGTAAAAGTGCctacatttaaacaaaaaataagaatatgtGATTACATATCACATCTCTTAATCCCATTATTTTAATAGTAATTGTTAGGACAATCATGCAATTGGGATAATGTGAATCCTTTTTCTTTATTAAAGCAAGTTTATTAATTGATGTATATGTGGTGTTATAGGATCTGGCACAGAGTCCGACAGTGATGAGTCGGTACCTGACTTGGAGGAACAGGACtctgcacagacacagacgcagcaGGCCCAGGTAAGAGCCGTGTTCAATTCATCACAATTACCGAATAAATTAGTTTGTGATTGACTCTTCTGTGATGAATGACACAGTGACTTTCGTTCTTCTGAGTTTACTGAAGCCAACCTCTGTTCTTAGAAGAGAAACGTAGATTAATGTAATTTGTTAATTCAATTGAAAAAAGGTCCTTCATAGACTGATTGAATGTCTTCCAACAGCTTGCAGCTGCTGCCGAAATTGACGAAGAACCAGTCAGCAAAGCCAAACAGAGCCGCAGTGAAAAGAAAGCACGAAAGGTAGGCTAACTTTTGTGTGGCTCCTCAGTTATTCTTTTAAGACCGTTTCTATGACACTTGTCTATCCTGTATGTTTGAATGAATTTATAACAAATGTTGTTTCTGCAGGCAATGTCAAAGCTTGGTCTGAGGCAGGTAACTGGTGTCACCAGAGTGACCATTCGCAAGTCCAAGAACATCTTGTTTGTCATTACCAAACCAGACGTTTACAAGAGTCCTGCATCAGACACCTACATCGTCTTCGGTGAAGCTAAGGTATTTAACCATCAGTCTCTATTCTTGTGTAACCATTCCTTTTGTAAACAATATTATAGTGCCCTATGAATCAGTGTGGATAAACGTGAAGCCAATATTTTATTGCTGAAGGATGAGATATTGATATTCGTGTTCCTCTTCAATAGATTGAGGATCTCTCTCAACAAGCTCAGCTGGCCGCTGCTGAAAAGTTCAAGGTACAGGGAGAAGCTGTTTCAAACATCCAGGAGAACACACAGACGCCAACAGTACAGGAGGAgagtgaagaggaagaggtaaaAATATTGTCAAAAGACAATGATTTGGATGCTAGAGTATGGCATATTACCTGTTTACTAAACTATGTATTTTGTTAAGGTTGACGAGACTGGCGTGGAGGTCAAGGACATTGAACTTGTCATGTCGCAAGCCAACGTCTCTCGGGCTAAGGCTGTACGGGccctgaaaaacaacaacaacgacattgTCAATGCTATTATGGTATGATATCCAAACACTTCAAATGTTGTATTCAGAGTTCCCTTTGTATGATGATTGATACAGTGACTTTCGTTCTTCTGAGTTTACTGAAGCCATATTCTGTTCTGAAAAATGGAACAATTCTCTTTGCTTGGCTATTAAATATTTTTGCACTTATCCTAACACATCTTTTTGTCTTTGCAGGAGTTGACAATGTAATCGGAACGCTCGGGGCAAAGTGGTCAATAAAGGTTGCTGATTTACTCTACACTTGTTTGTACAATTTATACCCAAGATGGAAATAAAGTTGTGGCTTGATAAAATGAAACTGCTGTCTGTGgtcttgataaaaaaaaaaaacagggaacATTTGAAATGCTTGTGATTAAGAAGGATCTTAATAATTTTGCTGATATTACATTATTTACACAATAAATGAATTGAATAACTAACTAATGGCATACAGAGGGATATTTGGGATGAGATCCAATTTCTAAATAACATATGAATACAGTATTTGAAACCAGATATAAAATGTAGTTATTTGTATTAAGATTAGACAGTAATCTCAAAGCTGATATTGAGTCTGGTAGTTCACTAGGATATACATACAGGCAAATCAATTTACTTGGATATAAATATACCGGTTTCACGCCTGAAGTGGTAACTACGCTTAAAAGGCGGCTTGGAAATAAAGCCATGTGCTTCCTACATTTGACCAGCAGCTGTCGGTGAAGGCTCTAGTCGAGAGTCGTACTTGAGGATAGGTTATTCTAGAAACCTCTGGTACCCGGAAGCTGCGTCAGTATCGTCATTCTCGTCAGGCGATAGGCTACAGATTTCGGAGTCCAGTCATTGGAGCCGTTGCCGTGTGAacacattgttaattttgctttTATAGCATTGCTGTCAAAATAATACCAGCTACTCCGTGAAGACTATCGACGCTAGGACAACATGTAAGTTTTGCACATGTAACCAGTATATGCCCACAGACTGGCCGTTTGCGGCGGCCATGTAGTAGAAGTAGGATCCAGCTAACATCCATTCAACAACATGCTCTGTCGAAGGCGGGATGTTTGGCCTTACTCCGAGTTGTAACAAGCGCTAGACTCGGGTTTTGGCTTTAGCCGTCGCTACAGTGCACACAAGGGCTTCATCACTAACTTTTATAGAAATAATGTTTGGCTTTATGTGCTATTCGAGATGTCTTGTCCAAATGGCACGAGTCATGTGCACCGCATGGCTTAAACGCTAGCTAAGTGGCGCTAACGTAGTGCTGCTAGCGTCGTTAGCCTTGGATAGCTTTGGGTTAAGCTTCTTTCATTCGAAATTATATTGCAATATTTTaagattcctttttttttttaaatgctcaCTGCTATTTGTGTGCTCAAATAATTTGCGTTTGCAGATAATACGATCAAGTGGATTCATTGGCTTACACGGTCCACGATGTAATGATTCAGTATAAATTAGATTAGTTGGTCAGTATTAGTCTACGTTTCGCTGTACTGCTTTACTGTTCATTCCTTAGATTTGAACGTCATGTAATTGCTCTTTTTGGTGGTCATTATTTGACAAGTGTGTTTCGTGACTAGATCTTAAGCTATTCTATGTGCACTAGGCCTGTGTGCGGTCTGTGATCATGCCACAAGGCTGAACAATTGGCACAATGATGTGAGGTCTTACAATTCATTTTATCTCATGAAATATTAGAAAATATTAACTAATTTGTAAGGGTAATTAATTTGGTTATATTTTGACTCTTTTACATCGAGTCATGACATTCGATCACTCTGGTAACTAGATGCTCAATGGCAACCTGATACATATGCCTTTTGATGCTAATCAGTTATATGGAGACTAGCCCTAATACATGTTGCAGTTGGGTTTACAAGTATCATTCATCTTTTAGTTACTTCTAAATTTGACCTTTTCCTATATGCTGATTATTCCAGTATTATTCCCTCATCAAAGCTTGTAACTGGTATAAATGTATAGATATTATGTATACAGCATTGTATATCCAAGTTACCTCTTTTGAAGGCTGATTTGAGTGATTCTCTTTTTAAAGGATTCCAGCATCTGCAAAGTGGTACGACAGACGGGATGCTGTTTACATAGAGTTCTGCGTGGCAGACAGCAAGGATGTCAAGGTCAACTTTGATAAAACAAAGTTTGGATTTACGTGAGTTCTAATACAATGAAAAATTGAGCTttctacattttatttgtttgaacGGACATAATGTatgccttttttcttttcttattttcAGTTGTATCGGAGGAACTGACAATGTCAAACATGAAAATGAAGTTGACCTCTTCGAAGCCATTGATCAAAGTGTAAGTTATTACGTTCGGTTCACTCTAAGACTAAGGGAATGAATACTGTCCAATAATTATTTTTTCTGCCTAACAAACCATTAAACCCAGTCCATTACACTTCCTATTCATATTCAACACATACAGAAACCTATCCCTATCCAATTTCCGaacatgtataaaaaaaatctgcCATTCATAATTGTGGTTGACTCTTCTGTGATGATTGACACAGTGACTTTCGTTCTTCTGAGTTTACTGAAGCCAACCTCTGTTCTGAGAAGAGCAACatataaagtttttttttttttctttgcaagAAATGAGCTGGTGGGCTCGGGCTGTTGCTGTCATTTTGTAAAAGTAGATCATTGTACATTtcaaatataattatatatttcttCTGCCTGTAACAGGAATCCAAACAGAAACGCACAGACCGCTCAGTGTTGTGCTGTTTACGGAAAGCGGAGCCAGGGAAGGCATGGCCCAGGCTAACAAAAGAGAAAGCTAAGGTCAGCACTACATCATTCGTACTTGATTTCCCCTCCCAATTCTACTGGTAACATGCTAAAATAAAcctcaatgtttttttcaacagcTCACTTGGCTCAGCGTTGATTTCAACAACTGGAAAGACTGGGAGGATGACTCCGATGAGGAGATGGGCAACTTTGACCAATTCTCAGATGTAAGCTAAGAAATCTCATTTCAAAGATATCATGTAGTACAAGTATATGATATCCAATGAAAGCGTACTTCCTTAAGGTTCTAGGGGACAGTCTTTTGGAACTAGGAAACCCAGATAGGGAGATGTCTACAAATTGCAGACAAAACTTTTTGCCTTAACATTATTGCAGGAAAGAAAATGGGTATGCTTGCATGCTATTCGTTATGTTATGCCATTGTATGATGCCGTGTAATTAAATAAGTCTGCAGCAGAGCCCTAATGGATTCAGTAATGATTCTAAAACCTTGGCTGCTGGAGGGGGCCACGGCAATGTTTCCCCATTGGCCAGTCATTCATTAATATTTTGGTTTTCTTTGCGGCTGTTAACATCTTGTGCACCAGCTTTTCTTAAACAATTCTTTTTCTGCCAAAAAAAACCATTAAACCCAGTCAATTACACTTTCTATTCATATTCAACGCATGCAGAATCCTAGCCATGTCCTTCAAAtttctgaatatatatatatatataaaattgtTGACTCTTCTGTGATGATTGACACAGTGACTTTCGTTCTTCTGAGTTTACTGAAGCCAACCTCTGTTCTGAGAAGAGCAACAAATgaatgtcattttttttgtttaaaaagcATGAAATTAGTTGGTTGGCTACTTTtcaaataaaaccttttttttcaaaaaacaacTGTTAAACTAACTACACAACTGCTCAAGTCGTCTACATTATCCAGAACCGTCGATTTGttactttattttctttctttcagatGATGAACAACATGGGAGGTGAGGATGACCTACCTGATCTAGATGGAGCAGCAGAAG encodes:
- the naca gene encoding nascent polypeptide-associated complex subunit alpha isoform X2 translates to MPGEATETVPVTEQEMQQPQVETATPPAQAATQKPKAAGGNVKAKGKDAKSGSSATAPKAVPGRRKRSSMSASSASPTSPKNTPSSTPRSPVASPLASSIDSSKTPKVVKAGKQGKPKKGEAFGSPSVPAPVESKAAPAEMKPVDPKPDSVEVKAKPTLAHPQTASPSLTKPASAPVAFKVTSKPAASAPVSFSDTLESGTSKALVENKTALPQAAPVTPVTDEDLPPLIPPEKPVSMPALPLETVKPTPKAEAVTPLPKAEAAKPAPKLEAPIVKATMVEAPKVEAAIPALKVEAAKVEAAKVEAAKVEAAKVEAAKVEAAMVEAAKVEAAKVEAAKAEAAKAEAAKAEAAKAEAAKAEAAKAEAAKAEAAKAEAAKAEAAKAEAAKAEAAKAEAAKVEAAKVEAAKVEAAKVEAAKVEAAKVEAAKVEAAKVEAAKVEAAKVEAAKVEAAKVEAAKVEAAKVEDAKVEAAKVEARKVEVPEVEAAKVADVKPAPKVEAPKVEDAKPAPKVEAPKVEDAKPAPKVEAAKVEDAKPAPKVEAPKVEDAKPAPKVEAPKVEDAKPAPKVEAPKVEDNKPAPKVEAPKVEAPKEKSPMPRKLTFAEAVAKPVVKPEIEIISQPPCESESTPKSAPSTAKTSAKAVPVMKNDKGSGTESDSDESVPDLEEQDSAQTQTQQAQLAAAAEIDEEPVSKAKQSRSEKKARKAMSKLGLRQVTGVTRVTIRKSKNILFVITKPDVYKSPASDTYIVFGEAKIEDLSQQAQLAAAEKFKVQGEAVSNIQENTQTPTVQEESEEEEVDETGVEVKDIELVMSQANVSRAKAVRALKNNNNDIVNAIMELTM
- the naca gene encoding nascent polypeptide-associated complex subunit alpha isoform X11, with the translated sequence MPGEATETVPVTEQEMQQPQVETAAVEFNTSALPEKAVPVGNEAPQLQSSVPLEASVPKKMSEDVSEAFDQFNGADAVEVAKDQVVVPAVEVAPVVQQETPANPSEAAAELPPTDDPVPLAEASPSASGEEEKGAITDEIVDTQETATVVGSEETATVVGSEETATVVGSEVTATVVGSEETATVVGSEETATVVGSEETAVASQETAVAVTTESEALEFTDEILAEVKCAAEVVPVDAKLSPSKDPVVDSEAGNSSVAIKSTDVEVDSRKTATQDPGVVFGAKNVDLASQKENPVEREPFAVNNKGIQSKQSNNAGASHSTRQLSGSGTESDSDESVPDLEEQDSAQTQTQQAQLAAAAEIDEEPVSKAKQSRSEKKARKAMSKLGLRQVTGVTRVTIRKSKNILFVITKPDVYKSPASDTYIVFGEAKIEDLSQQAQLAAAEKFKVQGEAVSNIQENTQTPTVQEESEEEEVDETGVEVKDIELVMSQANVSRAKAVRALKNNNNDIVNAIMELTM
- the naca gene encoding nascent polypeptide-associated complex subunit alpha isoform X6 — encoded protein: MPGEATETVPVTEQEMQQPQVETATPPAQAATQKPKAAGGNVKAKGKDAKSGSSATAPKAVPGRRKRSSMSASSASPTSPKNTPSSTPRSPVASPLASSIDSSKTPKVVKAGKQGKPKKGEAFGSPSVPAPVESKAAPAEMKPVDPKPDSVEVKAKPTLAHPQTASPSLTKPASAPVAFKVTSKPAASAPVSFSDTLESGTSKALVENKTALPQAAPVTPVTDEDLPPLIPPEKPVSMPALPLETVKPTPKAEAVTPLPKAEAAKPAPKLEAPIVKATMVEAPKVEAAIPALKVEAAKVEAAKVEAAKVEAAKVEAAKVEAAMVEAAKVEAAKVEAAKAEAAKAEAAKAEAAKAEAAKAEAAKAEAAKAEAAKAEAAKAEAAKAEAAKAEAAKAEAAKVEAAKVEAAKVEAAKVEAAKVEAAKVEAAKVEAAKVEAAKVEAAKVEAAKVEDAKVEAAKVEARKVEVPEVEAAKVADVKPAPKVEAPKVEDAKPAPKVEAPKVEDAKPAPKVEAAKVEDAKPAPKVEAPKVEDAKPAPKVEAPKVEDAKPAPKVEAPKVEDNKPAPKVEAPKVEAPKEKSPMPRKLTFAEAVAKPVVKPEIEIISQPPCESESTPKSAPSTAKTSAKAVPVMKNDKGSGTESDSDESVPDLEEQDSAQTQTQQAQLAAAAEIDEEPVSKAKQSRSEKKARKAMSKLGLRQVTGVTRVTIRKSKNILFVITKPDVYKSPASDTYIVFGEAKIEDLSQQAQLAAAEKFKVQGEAVSNIQENTQTPTVQEESEEEEVDETGVEVKDIELVMSQANVSRAKAVRALKNNNNDIVNAIMELTM